The DNA region GTGGCCTCTAGCATGGGCTGGAGGGGTGGTGATGTGTGAGGGGGGAGAGCTcgccctcttccctctccctcccagtaCTCCTGGCcaacagagaaggaagagaccctCCCTTACCTCCCCTTAGGGGCCTAGGTGAGCCCAAGGAACTGGGTTCAGAATGTGACAGAGCCTTGGGTGACACCAGAAAACACTCTCTGCATCTTTGGTTTTCTCCTTCCTGTTGCACAGAAACACAATGAATCtgctaaaaacaaatatattcagACAACAGTTTGGCAACCAGCCCCGGGTCCCACAGCGCGGCTACCGGAGGAAGACCTATTTGTGCTACCAGCTGAAGCAGCTCGATGGCTTCACGCTTGACAAAGGCTGCTTCCAAAACAAGGTGCCACGCGGGTTCCCTGGGCACGGCAAGCAGGGGCAACCGCACCAGGCAGGGAAGCAGAATCTGAGTGACCCCGCTTCCCTGCAGCTCTCCACATTCCTTCCCATCCGCGGGCCACCACACAAGCCCTTCCCGCCAGCAGAATGTACCTCCTAACCCCTCTTTGAGAAGTTGATGTTTCCTCACCCTCCAGAGCTCAGCTCAGTCACCACTCCGGGGAAGCCAAGCGCTCTTCCAAGGACTGAGCACCTAACCTCACCTACAAGATCTCCATCACACTTCTGCCTTTCTGCCATCTTCCTATCTGTCccgtcccctctccctccctccctgacctccctgGTACCCTCAGGTTCAAACGTCTCCAGACAACCTCCTGGACATGTCCAAAAGCCAGGTCACAGAGTATTCAGGACTGTGCCCTGGGGGTGTCTGTTCTACAACCCGTCTCCTCTGGGCACTGGGACCCTGATCTGATTCCAATGAAGTTACAGGTGCTTGGGGAGTGTGGAATTAatggatgagtgagtgagtgaaggaatgaataattgaaggaaagaaggaggttCTTTCCTTGTGCTATAGGCAGTTCACATACTGGAAAGTTCACAGGACAGAGGCCCTCGTCCCGAGCTTCACCCTCGGTGTGCGACCTCTGGCCTCTGCCTTCTAACCAACCCTTCCGTCTCTCTGAGAACCTCTCCAGAAACAGCGACATGCAGAAATTCGCTTTATTGACAAGATCACCTCACTGAATCTCGACCCAAACCAGCGCTACAAAATCATCTGCTATGTCACGTGGAGCCCCTGCGCTGCCTGTGCCGGGGAACTGGTTGATTTCATCAACAGTCAGGACAACCTGAGCCTGCAGATCTTTGCCTCCCGCCTGTACTTCCACTGGATCAAGGTGTTTCAGAGGGGGCTGCAGCAGCTACAGGCAGCCCAGGTCTCAGTGGCTGTCATGACCCGCTCAGGTaggaagagagacagagctgTCGGTGGACGGGAGGATCTGCAGTTCCAAGAGCGAAAGCCACTgagtgggagtgggggagaggggaggctggACAGGAAGGATGGCGGCCCAGCTGAGACCCAAGGTGTGATACCACCTGAAGGGGAAATTCCAGGGACAGACTAATtccagggagaggaagagaaggaaggggaaaggaaggagggacggTGGCCCTGCTGGTGCAAGCTTGCTGCTCCCCTGCCCTTGGGGCCTGACTCAGTTTCCCTCTCTCGTCTCAGAGTTTGAAGACTGCTGGGAAGAATTTGTGGATAACCAGGGGATGCCCTTCGAGTCCTGGGATAAGCTGGAGCAATACAGTGAGAGCATAAGCCGTCGGCTCCAGAGGATCCTGTCGGTGAGAAGCTCTCCCCGCTGCAGGCCCCTGGCCTCTCCACACCCCGCCGACCCCCTTCCCAGCTTCAGCCCCACTTCTGTCTGTCAATCCTCTCCTTGctctctccccactgccccccactgctttctcttttctcatgACACCCCCTTTAGGTCCCCTCTTCCAGGGGCTCCcagttccttccttctctctctcttcatagactttttttaaaatacattttattttacttatttatttttggctgcgttgggtctttgttgctgcgcgcgggctttctctagttgtggcgagcaggggctactctttgttgcggtgcgcgggcttctcattgcggtggcttctcttgttgcggagcacgggctctcggcgcgcgggctcagtagttgtggctcacaggctctagagcgcaggctcagtagttggggcgcacgggcttagttgctccatggcatgtgggatcgtccccgaccagggctcacacccgtgtcccctgcattggcaggaggattctcaacctctgcaccatcagggaagcccctcttcatAGACTCTTGTTagctttctgtttctcttaagGCATCCCTGGCCTGCCTTGATCCAGTTCTTTTCTTGTCCCGGCATTTTCAGCCTCGCCTctgttccccttcctccctcagtTTCCTGCCAACCGAagctttctcatttctctctcaATAGCCCTCGAATTGGAATAATTTAGAGGATTCCTTCAGAGACTTGAGACTTGGATCCCCATCCCCTTCGTCGTTAAGAAGTGACTCAAGATGACAGGTCCTGGGGCATCTCACTGCTTCATAAACTGCTGGCTCTTAGGAGCAAGGAGCAAGCCCCACGGTCACCCCTGACCCTCGCCCAAGTCCAGagacctttctttcctctttcattcttcttttttcctttcttttctaagtgggtaaatatttttataattgaaaaaataaagataatttgaaAGTCTGTAAAACTTGGGTTACTTTCTGAAAGGAGAATCAGGTTTTTCCTTCATAAAAAGATGAGTATAAAGAACTTTCATACTACAGCACTAAGGAAAAATTTACTTAAGAATTCCTAGtatagggacatccctggtggcgcagtggttaaaaatccacctgccaatgcaggcgacacgggttcaagccctggtccgggaaggtcccacatgccgcggagcaactaagcccgtgcaccacaactactgagcctgtgctctagagcccgtgagccacaactactgagcctgcgtgccataactaatgaagcccgcacacctTGAGTCTGTGccctgcaataagagaagccacttcagtgagaagccactgcaatgagaagcccgcacaccacaacgaagagtagcccccactcgccacaaccagagaaagcccgcatgcagcgactactaaagcccacgtgcctagagcccgtgctctgcagcaagagaagccaccaaaatgagaagcacGCGTGCTGCAACAAACAGTATCCCCTGCtggcggcaactagagaaagcctgcgcacaacgaagacccaacacaaccagaaatacattaaaaaattttataaaaaaataaaataaaataaaaatgggcaaaaaaactgaatagacatttttccgaagaggaaatgcagatggccaacaggcacatgaaaagatgctcaacatcgctaatcatcagggaaatgaaaatcaaaaccacaatgagatatcacctcacacctatcagaatggctagtatcaaaaaacacaaataacaaacgttagcgatggtgtggagaaaagggaacccttctactctgttggtgggaatgtaaattggtgcagccactgtggaaaagagcaCGGAAGTTTcccaagaaactaaaaatagaactatcatatgacccaacaataccactcctgggtatatatctggaaaaaaacaagaacactaatttgaaaagatacatgcattccaatgttcatagtagtgttatttacaatagccaggacatggaagcgacctaagtgtccatcaacagaggaatggataaagaaggtgtggtgcgtatacacaaaggaatactactcagccctaaaaaggaacaaaattttgtcttttgcagcaacagggatggacttagaggacattatgctaagtgaaataagtgagacaaaacaaatgctgtatgatatcacttatatgtggaatgtaaaaaatacaacaaactagtgaataaaacaaaaaagagggcttccctggtggcgcagtggttgagagtccgcctgccgatgcaggggacatgggtttgtgccccggtctgggaagatcctacacgcggcggagcggctgggcccgtgagccatggccgctgagcctgcgcgtccggagcctgtgctccgcaacgggagaggccacaacagtgagaggcccgcgtaccgcaaaaaaaaagaaaaaaaagaagcagactcacagttat from Pseudorca crassidens isolate mPseCra1 chromosome 11, mPseCra1.hap1, whole genome shotgun sequence includes:
- the LOC137202486 gene encoding DNA dC->dU-editing enzyme APOBEC-3B-like isoform X2, producing the protein MEPQHPRQRAGMGLASKGGCSQRPRIRHPVERLDRQTFSFHFRNLRFASGRNCTYLCYQVERLKHCSPDFSDWGVFQNWVYACHVELCFLSWFRAKKLSSHEQYHITWFLSWSPCLSCAEQVVAFLKENRNVRLSIFAARLYYFWNPDYQHGLRILHHQRAWVRIMSFRDFKYCWKNFVYNQGMPFKPWKKLRKNYQFLVAKLHEILGNTMNLLKTNIFRQQFGNQPRVPQRGYRRKTYLCYQLKQLDGFTLDKGCFQNKKQRHAEIRFIDKITSLNLDPNQRYKIICYVTWSPCAACAGELVDFINSQDNLSLQIFASRLYFHWIKVFQRGLQQLQAAQVSVAVMTRSEFEDCWEEFVDNQGMPFESWDKLEQYSESISRRLQRILSPSNWNNLEDSFRDLRLGSPSPSSLRSDSR